The window CCTTAGAGGATCTATCTTCTGAGGAGGAAATGCCCGAAGAAATCGATCTCTCTGCTGTGGCTATGGTGAACTGCGATCGCTGTGGAAAGGCTACTCCTGCTAAGGAGAAATTTTGCCTTAAGTGTGGGGCTAAGCTTAAACGCTAGCTAAAACAGTTTAAGAGAGAAAAGAATAGAAGTAAAATGAGAAGGTGGAATCCTGGAGATCAGAGGAAAGAAAATTTCCTGACTCCGGGCTCCTGGTTTAAAAATGGCAATTTTTAATTATGCGAACAGGGAAATAACCGCCAAAATCGTTTATTATGGACCTGCGGTATGTGGGAAGACCACTTCCCTTCAGGTTATTCATCAAAAGATAGCTCCAAACCAACGAGGAAAGCTCCTGTCTTTGGCAACTGAAACCGATCGAACCATTTTTTTTGATCTCCTTCCTCTTAAGTTGGGAGAAATAAAGGGATTCAAGCTTAAATTTCAATTATATACGGTTCCTGGACAAGTTAAATATAATAATACGAGGAAGTTAGTCCTCCAAGGGGCCGATGCCATTGTTTTTGTTGCAGATTCTCAAAGAGCCCGTCGTCAAGCTAATATAGAAAGTTTTAAAAATCTTCAGGAGAACCTTTTAGAGCAGGGACAACGTTTAGAAGATTTACCTTTAGTGTATGAATATAATAAACGGGACGTAGAATCTCCTTTGTCTGTTGAAGAATTAAATCGAGATCTAAATTCAAGGGGTCTTCCTTATTTTGAGACGGTGGCCAGTCAAGGACGTGGGGTCATGGAAGCCCTGGAGGCTATCTCCAAAATGACCCTGGAATATTTGGAGAAGCGTCTCCTGGGAGATCAGAAACCTAAAGTCGCAGAGATACCTAAACCTCAGATGGAGAAGAAAATCGAAGAGCCGGAGGAAACTGTTCCTGTTGCCTCCCAGGATATTATGGATCTTACCCTGGAGGAGCCTGCGTTAACTTTTTCTGAAGAAGAATTGACCGGACTCGAGCTGGAGTCGGATCTATTGCCTCCCATGGATCAACCTCAACCTTCCCCATCTTCCTCCTTTGAGGATCTTCTGGCTTCTTCAAAGCCCATTGGATATGGAGATAATGTACAGATCGAGGAAGCAGAGCTTACCACCCTCCCCCTTGTCAGCGATGAACCTCTGCAATCCCAATTTTTTGATCTGAAGGAAGTTGAAGCGCAGGCATTTCGAGATTTGGAAAACTTTTTAGGCCCTTTAAAGGATTCTCAAGAGGACGAAACTACCTTTAACCCTCCCCAAACTTCTGAAGCGTCCACAGATTCTTTACCCTTAGAGGATAGCTCGTTGGATTTTAAGTTAGAGCCGGAGTATGAAGAGTCTGGAGAAAAACTTCAAGAATCCTCCTTTTTTGGAGAAAATGAAGATCTGCTAGATTTTGGGATTGAAGAAAAAATGGAAGATGAAGATTTACCGGGAGTTGGTCCTGGATCAGAAGAGAAAGCGGGGGCCAAGGATTTGTTAGAATTTGTCCGGGAACAAGAAGAAAAATCCGAAATGGAGGATTTATTGGGGTTTGCCCTTGAAGATAAGGAAGAAATGCCGACCCCTCTTTCCTCTGAGGAAGATTTTTTTGCGACCCAGGCTACTTCCCAGGAAGGGCGTTCGACCCGTCTTGAAGAGTTGATCCCTGAGCAAGAAAAACCTCAAGATAAGGGTCTTACTTCTTCTATGCAACAGACTCTGGAATCTTCTAGACAAGGATTAACAGAAGACTCTTCTATATCCAGGATTCCAAATCTTGCGGAGTCTCCCCGGGTGTTAGAAGAAATTATACCGGCTTCTTTTTCAGAGACCCCTCCCATAGAAGAGAATCCTTATATCAACCTGCTGAAATTTTCCAAATCTCTCTATCAAAAGGGACAAGAATATCTTTCCCGAGAAACCGATTTAAATCTCAGCTTGGCTTTGTTTTCTTACTATCTTGCTGTAGAAACTGCTTTGAAGGCCGTTGCACTCAAATTTGAAACTTGCAATCCCGAAATTGCCTCCATGCCGCTTCTTTTAGATAGCATCGAGGAAGAAACCGGTAAATCCCTGATGGGTCGTAAATTTATCGAGGAAAGGGTCATTAAAGCAAAAAATGATTTGCAACTCAAGTTGCTTTTTCCCGATTTAGAGACCTGCCAACTTATTGCTCAAACCGCCGGGCGATTTTTGGAAGCCCTGGCCAGGGACTTTCTGGACACCGACTTCTCTCAGCTTCCCCCGATATCCTATAAGCCCTCATAAAGAGAGTGTATAAGATCTAATATTTCTGATTGTAAGTAACTTGACAAGAATAGACTCAAGGTGGTATGTTGATAACGGG is drawn from Candidatus Limnocylindrales bacterium and contains these coding sequences:
- a CDS encoding ADP-ribosylation factor-like protein: MAIFNYANREITAKIVYYGPAVCGKTTSLQVIHQKIAPNQRGKLLSLATETDRTIFFDLLPLKLGEIKGFKLKFQLYTVPGQVKYNNTRKLVLQGADAIVFVADSQRARRQANIESFKNLQENLLEQGQRLEDLPLVYEYNKRDVESPLSVEELNRDLNSRGLPYFETVASQGRGVMEALEAISKMTLEYLEKRLLGDQKPKVAEIPKPQMEKKIEEPEETVPVASQDIMDLTLEEPALTFSEEELTGLELESDLLPPMDQPQPSPSSSFEDLLASSKPIGYGDNVQIEEAELTTLPLVSDEPLQSQFFDLKEVEAQAFRDLENFLGPLKDSQEDETTFNPPQTSEASTDSLPLEDSSLDFKLEPEYEESGEKLQESSFFGENEDLLDFGIEEKMEDEDLPGVGPGSEEKAGAKDLLEFVREQEEKSEMEDLLGFALEDKEEMPTPLSSEEDFFATQATSQEGRSTRLEELIPEQEKPQDKGLTSSMQQTLESSRQGLTEDSSISRIPNLAESPRVLEEIIPASFSETPPIEENPYINLLKFSKSLYQKGQEYLSRETDLNLSLALFSYYLAVETALKAVALKFETCNPEIASMPLLLDSIEEETGKSLMGRKFIEERVIKAKNDLQLKLLFPDLETCQLIAQTAGRFLEALARDFLDTDFSQLPPISYKPS